Proteins co-encoded in one Verrucomicrobiota bacterium genomic window:
- a CDS encoding SDR family oxidoreductase produces MNVDGKVCLITGGTRGIGAAAAIALARKGAAVAIAGRTQDEDATQTQRTITGLGRRCELILADFAKPADTQRCVEETRKRLGEIDVLVHSAGGPVNGRLFEITPETWHAAFDIHVHAIFYLCREVIPAMQKKKEGAIILISSTAGIRALPTNIAYQVVKGAVPHFARALAREFADDNIRVNCVAPGVVRTRFHANMSEQQKKLNLEHRIPLHREGKPEQVATLITELVENDYITGESFTIDGGLTMRIA; encoded by the coding sequence ATGAATGTGGATGGAAAAGTCTGTTTGATCACCGGCGGAACGCGCGGCATCGGCGCGGCCGCGGCCATCGCCCTGGCCCGCAAAGGCGCGGCGGTCGCCATCGCCGGACGCACCCAGGACGAGGACGCAACGCAAACTCAACGGACGATCACTGGCCTGGGACGCCGTTGCGAACTCATCCTGGCGGACTTCGCCAAGCCCGCGGACACCCAGCGCTGTGTCGAGGAAACGCGCAAACGTCTGGGAGAAATCGACGTGCTGGTCCATTCCGCCGGGGGACCCGTGAACGGTCGCCTGTTCGAGATCACGCCGGAAACCTGGCACGCCGCCTTTGACATCCACGTACACGCCATCTTTTACCTGTGCCGGGAAGTGATTCCAGCGATGCAAAAGAAAAAAGAAGGAGCGATCATTCTGATTTCCTCAACGGCCGGAATCCGCGCCTTGCCCACGAACATCGCTTATCAAGTGGTTAAAGGCGCGGTGCCGCACTTCGCCCGCGCCCTGGCCCGCGAATTCGCCGACGACAACATCCGCGTCAATTGCGTTGCCCCGGGCGTGGTTCGCACACGCTTTCACGCCAATATGAGCGAGCAGCAGAAGAAACTGAACCTGGAACATCGCATTCCGCTCCACCGCGAAGGCAAACCGGAACAGGTCGCGACGCTCATCACGGAATTGGTGGAGAACGACTACATCACCGGCGAATCGTTCACCATCGACGGCGGCTTGACCATGCGGATCGCGTAA
- a CDS encoding DUF3568 family protein translates to MKLKNNGERSTDLRIRVGFFGDKVPSQGILDAIRKHYPTV, encoded by the coding sequence GTGAAGCTGAAAAACAACGGCGAGCGTTCGACTGATCTCAGAATCCGCGTCGGCTTCTTCGGCGACAAAGTGCCCTCGCAAGGGATTCTCGACGCCATCCGCAAACATTATCCCACGGTCTGA